TACCGTAATGTCCTTCTTCGATGGAGTGCAGTGCAGAATCGATTCGTTCCAATTGGAATTCATCATGTTCCAGCAGGGAAATATCTTTCTCGCGTTCATACACCTCCGTGGCTATGTCACCAGGATGGTTATCAATCGGTGATAATTCACCTGTCTGTAGTTTAAGGGAGTCTCCAAGGCCATAATGCTCATTTTCCGAAAGTCTATGTTCAATATCGCGCTTATCGGACATCAGTTGGGAACGTAAAAATTGCAGTTGTTCGTTAGTAAAGTTTGACATGATTTTCCCCTTTCTGCATTCATGCTGGAATCCGGATTTTGACTCTATTGTAGGATGTGCCATTAAGGGCAAGATTACAGAAGGGAAATGTTATCGTTTTTGCCATAAGCATTGCGATGTAGCACGTCGTGGACGATTTCCAAACAGCTGTGCTACAATAAACAAGTCTGGCGTAAGCCTGGTATCGTTTGGAAAAGACAAGAACGGAGTGACAAACAAACGTGGTGTATTATATCCTCGCTTTTATCGTATTTTTATTGGATCAGGGAACCAAGTATCTGATTGCAACCCGGATGGAACTCAGAGAAGAAATTCCGGTCATCGGCAATTTCTTTGTCATCACATCACATCGTAATTCAGGTGCAGCTTTTGGCATTCTGCAAGACCAGCGTTGGTTCTTTATCGTTGTTACGTTGATTGTGGTCGTTGCCTTGATTTGGTATTTGCAAAAGGTAAAAGATACCCCGCACAAATTGCTGCCTGTGGCGCTTAGTTTGGTGCTTGGTGGAGCAATTGGCAACTTCCTTGACCGGGCATTGACCGGAGAAGTTGTGGATTTTGTACAACTTAATTTTGGAAGTTATACGTTTCCCATTTTTAACATCGCCGATTCGGCAATCTGTATCGGTGTAGGGTTGATCATAGTGGAGACATTGCTTGAAGGACGGCGCGAAAAAGCAGCCGCGAAGATTGAAGGGAATGAACATCATGAGTAATCCGAATAAGGAACAGATTAACGACGAAGAACTAATGAATGGCAATGAACGTATGGAATGGACCGTTGCCGCTGAACATAAAAAAGAACGAATTGATAAATATATTACGGAAGCCGTAGATAACGTATCTCGCTCCCAAGTTCAATTGTGGATCGGAGACGGAATGGTTACGGTAAATGGTGCTGTAGTCAAAGCCAATGCCAAGTTATCCGAAGGGGATCTAGTTGAGTTACAGATTCCAGAACCAGCTGCTGTGGAGATCGTTGCCGAAGATATTCCGCTGGAAGTGGTATATGAAGACAGCGACCTGATCGTGATCAACAAACAGCGTGGTCTTGTGGTGCATCCGGCACCAGGACACACGTCGGGAACCCTCGTTAATGCACTTATGCATCACTGCAAAGACCTCTCGGGTATTAATGGGGAGTTGCGTCCTGGTATTGTGCATCGTATTGATAAGGATACATCCGGCCTGATTATGGCTGCCAAGAACGATCGTGCGCATGCATCACTGGCTGCTCAGTTGAAGGAACATACGGTGAATAGACGGTATATTGCGCTCGTTCATGGTCATCTTAACCATGATCAAGGGACCATTGATGCACCGATTGGACGAGATACCAATGACCGCAAAATGTATACGGTCACAGAACGTAACAGTAAACATGCCGTTACGCATTTTACCGTTACAGAGCGGATTAATGATTACACCTTGCTGGAATTGAAACTGGAGACAGGACGTACTCACCAGATTCGGGTTCACATGAAATTTATTGGTCACCCGCTTGTAGGAGATCCAACTTATGGACGGAATAAAGGCATCAAAATGCAAGGACAGGCTCTTCATGCGGCCATTCTTGGATTTGTGCATCCAACAACGGGAGAATACCTTGAATTTTCAGCTCCGATTCCGCAAGATATGGAAGACGTGCTTGCCTCGTTACGCAGTCGTTAACAGTTCCAAGAAAGTACAAATGTTCGGATACTTTGTCCATGGCTTTGATCACGCAAATGCTTCATATTAAAGTGTAGAAATTTGCGTCAAATGAGGAGATGAACAACGTTATGAGTATCGATAAATATCAAGAAACTTACATTCAGACTAATTTTGCCGACCGTATCGGTGGCTCCAACTATGGTAAAGACACGAACATTTATAAATTCGAGAAAATCAAACGTGCCAAAGCTTCGGCCAAAAAAGATTTTCCCGATGTGGAACTGATTGACCTTGGTGTAGGTGAACCGGACGAAATGGCTGATGCAGGCATTGTAGCTGCACTTGCAGAAGAAGCTTCCAGACCTGAGAACCGTGGTTATGCTGACAATGGTATTCCTGAATTCAAAGCTGCTGCTGCTTCCTACCTGAAAAACGTATTCAACGTAGAAGGTATCGATGCAGATACTGAGATCGTACACTCCATTGGTTCAAAACCGGCTTTGGCGATGATGCCTTCATGCTTCATCAATCCGGGTGATGTGACGATCATGACCGTTCCAGGTTACCCGGTTATGGGTACACATACGAAGTATCTGGGTGGAGAAGTGTTCAACATCCAGTTGACGAAAGAGAACAACTTCTTGCCTGATCTGACGGCTATCCCGGAAGACATCGCAAAACGTGCGAAGTTGCTCTACCTGAACTATCCGAACAACCCAACAGGCGCAAGCGCGACGGTGGAGTTCTTCACTGAAGTCGTTGAATGGGCTAAGAAATACAATGTTGTGGTTGTACATGATGCTCCATATGCAGCATTGACGTATGATGGCAAAAAACCGTTCAGCTTCCTGTCGGTACCTGGAGCGAAGGATGTCGGCGTAGAGCTGCACTCTCTGTCCAAGTCCTACAACATGACGGGTTGGAGAATCGGATTTGTAGCGGGTAACCCGCTTGTAGTCAAAGCATTCAGTGACGTGAAGGACAACAATGACTCCGGTCAGTTCATCGCGATTCAAAAGGCTGCTGCTTATGGATTGAATCATCCTG
The nucleotide sequence above comes from Paenibacillus sp. W2I17. Encoded proteins:
- the lspA gene encoding signal peptidase II, with product MVYYILAFIVFLLDQGTKYLIATRMELREEIPVIGNFFVITSHRNSGAAFGILQDQRWFFIVVTLIVVVALIWYLQKVKDTPHKLLPVALSLVLGGAIGNFLDRALTGEVVDFVQLNFGSYTFPIFNIADSAICIGVGLIIVETLLEGRREKAAAKIEGNEHHE
- a CDS encoding RluA family pseudouridine synthase, encoding MSNPNKEQINDEELMNGNERMEWTVAAEHKKERIDKYITEAVDNVSRSQVQLWIGDGMVTVNGAVVKANAKLSEGDLVELQIPEPAAVEIVAEDIPLEVVYEDSDLIVINKQRGLVVHPAPGHTSGTLVNALMHHCKDLSGINGELRPGIVHRIDKDTSGLIMAAKNDRAHASLAAQLKEHTVNRRYIALVHGHLNHDQGTIDAPIGRDTNDRKMYTVTERNSKHAVTHFTVTERINDYTLLELKLETGRTHQIRVHMKFIGHPLVGDPTYGRNKGIKMQGQALHAAILGFVHPTTGEYLEFSAPIPQDMEDVLASLRSR
- a CDS encoding LL-diaminopimelate aminotransferase, translating into MSIDKYQETYIQTNFADRIGGSNYGKDTNIYKFEKIKRAKASAKKDFPDVELIDLGVGEPDEMADAGIVAALAEEASRPENRGYADNGIPEFKAAAASYLKNVFNVEGIDADTEIVHSIGSKPALAMMPSCFINPGDVTIMTVPGYPVMGTHTKYLGGEVFNIQLTKENNFLPDLTAIPEDIAKRAKLLYLNYPNNPTGASATVEFFTEVVEWAKKYNVVVVHDAPYAALTYDGKKPFSFLSVPGAKDVGVELHSLSKSYNMTGWRIGFVAGNPLVVKAFSDVKDNNDSGQFIAIQKAAAYGLNHPEITEKIAEKYSRRHDMLVAALNELGFQAEKPKGSFFLYVEAPKGVVGGRRFESGEDFSQFLIREKLISSVPWDDAGNFVRFSVTFEAKGEEEEKRVIAEIKRRLSDVQFEF